The Trueperaceae bacterium genome has a segment encoding these proteins:
- a CDS encoding iron ABC transporter substrate-binding protein — MKLTKVLAALLLLSALATSLAQSLTLYVGRGEALAGPIIERFEAETGVDVVVRYGSTAELAVLITEEGERSPADGFWAQDAGALGSLASGGYLAPVPDELYADIPAKHHVPGNLWVPVSARNRTLIYSTERVDPADLPRSVFDLTDPRYRGRVAWAPSNGSFQAFVTALRTTHGEDAAEQWLRDMIANGAKAYPNNNAQLDAVASGEVDFGLVNNYYLLRRLAEEPDFPVAQTFFADGDIGNLANVTGVGVLASSENQELMHRFIAFLLSDESQEFFTNDNHEYPITTDVEPHPSLASNEEAVRAAPEVDLSSIGDLEGTLRLLREVGLL, encoded by the coding sequence ATGAAGCTGACCAAGGTACTGGCAGCCCTGCTCTTGCTCAGCGCCCTCGCTACCTCCCTGGCGCAGAGCCTGACGCTCTACGTCGGTCGGGGCGAGGCGCTCGCCGGCCCGATCATCGAGCGGTTCGAAGCGGAGACGGGCGTGGACGTCGTCGTGCGCTACGGCAGCACCGCCGAGCTCGCCGTCCTCATCACCGAGGAGGGCGAGCGCAGCCCGGCCGACGGTTTCTGGGCGCAGGACGCCGGCGCCCTCGGCTCCCTGGCGAGCGGCGGGTACCTGGCGCCGGTCCCCGACGAGCTCTACGCCGACATCCCCGCGAAGCACCACGTGCCGGGGAACCTGTGGGTGCCCGTGAGCGCGCGCAACCGCACGCTCATCTACTCCACGGAGCGCGTCGACCCTGCCGACCTGCCCCGGAGCGTCTTCGACCTCACCGACCCGCGCTACCGCGGGCGCGTGGCCTGGGCGCCGTCGAACGGGTCGTTCCAGGCGTTCGTGACCGCCTTGCGCACCACCCACGGCGAGGACGCGGCCGAGCAGTGGCTGCGCGACATGATCGCCAACGGCGCCAAGGCGTACCCGAACAACAACGCTCAGCTCGACGCCGTGGCCTCCGGCGAGGTCGACTTCGGCCTGGTGAACAACTACTACCTGCTGAGGCGGCTGGCCGAGGAGCCCGACTTCCCGGTCGCCCAGACCTTCTTCGCCGACGGCGACATCGGCAACCTCGCCAACGTCACCGGCGTCGGCGTGCTGGCCAGCTCGGAGAACCAGGAGCTCATGCACCGCTTCATCGCGTTCCTGCTCTCCGACGAGTCGCAGGAGTTCTTCACCAACGACAACCACGAGTACCCGATCACGACCGACGTCGAGCCCCACCCGTCGCTGGCGAGCAACGAGGAGGCCGTGCGGGCCGCGCCCGAGGTCGACCTGAGCTCGATCGGTGACCTCGAGGGGACCCTCCGGCTGCTGCGCGAGGTCGGGCTGCTCTGA
- a CDS encoding SLC13 family permease: protein MPTDAGSASPELTLTIGLVTLVAVAFGRLPGMSLSRAVLALVGAVALVLTGAVTLERALAHVNGEVLVLLFGLMAVNAALAEAGAFRLVAGLVTRGALGPRRLLALLVACAGALSALFLNDTVAIMLTPLVVRTARRLGLPPVPYLLALALAVNAGSVATVTGNPQNVLVAVAADIGYGRFAARLAPVALASLAVVFLVVLALHLRELAPAGRPEDRPTEEPPAVRTGALLLAGGAAAGLLTAFALGANVALAALAAGAAALLAGGRRSGALLRKVDYGLLVLFAALFVVVGAMADTGLPQRWLLAWLPTGGGPLEVVGVTASVTAALSTVVSNVPAVLMLLPATGFGGAVGAAVFDAAPSGAALSAAAAAGTGVPGPAWAGTEPLALTLALASTLAGNLTLVASVANLIVAEGGRRIGVELGFWTYLRAGVPVTLLSLALGVAWLAYGGG, encoded by the coding sequence ATGCCGACGGACGCCGGTAGCGCCAGCCCCGAGCTCACCCTGACCATCGGTCTGGTCACGCTGGTCGCCGTCGCCTTCGGTCGCCTGCCGGGCATGAGCCTCAGCCGGGCCGTGCTGGCGCTGGTGGGGGCCGTGGCGCTGGTCCTCACCGGAGCGGTCACGCTCGAGCGCGCGTTGGCGCACGTCAACGGCGAGGTCCTCGTCCTGCTCTTCGGGCTGATGGCGGTGAACGCCGCCCTCGCCGAGGCCGGCGCGTTCCGCCTCGTGGCGGGCCTCGTCACGCGCGGCGCGCTGGGTCCGCGGCGGCTCCTCGCCCTGCTCGTCGCCTGCGCCGGCGCTCTCTCGGCGCTGTTCCTCAACGACACGGTCGCGATCATGCTGACGCCGCTCGTCGTGCGGACCGCGCGACGCCTCGGCCTCCCGCCCGTCCCCTACCTCCTCGCCCTGGCCCTCGCCGTGAACGCCGGCAGCGTCGCCACGGTGACCGGCAACCCGCAGAACGTGCTCGTGGCCGTCGCCGCCGACATCGGCTACGGACGCTTCGCCGCGCGTCTGGCGCCAGTCGCGCTCGCGTCGCTCGCCGTCGTGTTCCTCGTCGTGCTGGCCCTTCACCTACGCGAGCTGGCCCCCGCGGGGCGGCCGGAGGACCGCCCGACCGAGGAGCCACCGGCCGTGCGGACCGGGGCGCTGCTGCTGGCGGGAGGCGCGGCCGCCGGCCTGCTCACGGCCTTCGCGCTAGGTGCGAACGTGGCTCTCGCCGCTCTCGCCGCCGGCGCCGCGGCACTGCTCGCGGGCGGTCGGCGGTCGGGAGCGCTGCTGCGCAAGGTCGACTACGGCCTCTTGGTGCTGTTCGCCGCCCTGTTCGTCGTCGTCGGCGCCATGGCCGACACCGGCCTGCCCCAGCGCTGGCTGCTCGCCTGGCTGCCCACGGGCGGCGGGCCGCTGGAGGTCGTGGGCGTGACGGCGTCAGTGACCGCGGCTCTCTCGACCGTCGTGAGCAACGTGCCGGCGGTGCTGATGCTGCTGCCGGCCACGGGCTTCGGCGGGGCGGTCGGGGCGGCCGTGTTCGACGCGGCCCCGTCGGGCGCGGCGCTGTCGGCCGCGGCCGCTGCCGGTACGGGGGTCCCCGGCCCGGCCTGGGCTGGCACGGAGCCGCTGGCCCTGACGCTGGCGCTGGCCAGCACCCTGGCCGGCAACCTCACCTTGGTGGCGTCGGTGGCGAACCTGATCGTCGCCGAGGGCGGCCGGCGCATCGGCGTGGAGCTGGGCTTCTGGACCTACCTGCGTGCGGGCGTGCCCGTCACGCTGCTGTCGCTGGCGCTCGGCGTGGCCTGGCTGGCGTACGGCGGGGGCTGA
- a CDS encoding DEAD/DEAH box helicase, translating to MTTDFASFGLEARVLAGVKDAGYTRPTPIQSQTVPAALAGRDVLGLAQTGTGKTAAFVLPILQRLGRGADSGRRRVRALVVAPTRELAEQINDEFARLGRHTGVKSATVYGGVGFQPQVAALRGGADVIVACPGRLLDHVERGNADLGHVEVLVLDEADHMFDMGFLPSVRRIVGLVPRGSQRLLFSATMPAEVRHLADGLLTDPVRVEISRTAPADTIDHFLVPADEERKTDLLMHLLDLPEATSVLVFTRTKHRAKRLAAKLKRAGFAAAEIQGNLSQTRRQAALDGFRDGTYEVLVATDIAARGIDVADVSHVINYDFPDTAEAYTHRIGRTGRAERTGIALTFVTPNDFANVLDLERVLGRRVERRRVDGFVPGHAEQLDDLGPGRGRQAGGVRERGARRTGGPRPRDGASTGRASTGGASTGGASTGRASSGGDPAGPPRQGRSRRRRRRSRGRRATATAD from the coding sequence ATGACCACAGACTTCGCGAGCTTCGGGCTCGAGGCAAGGGTCCTGGCCGGCGTGAAGGACGCCGGCTACACCAGACCCACGCCGATACAGTCGCAGACGGTGCCGGCGGCCCTGGCGGGCCGCGACGTGCTCGGCCTGGCGCAGACCGGCACGGGCAAGACGGCGGCGTTCGTGCTGCCCATACTCCAGCGCCTCGGCCGCGGCGCCGACAGCGGCAGGCGCCGGGTGCGGGCGCTCGTCGTCGCCCCCACGCGCGAGCTGGCCGAGCAGATCAACGACGAGTTCGCCCGCCTCGGCAGGCACACGGGCGTGAAGAGCGCGACCGTGTACGGCGGCGTGGGCTTCCAGCCGCAGGTCGCCGCCCTGCGCGGCGGGGCCGACGTGATCGTCGCCTGCCCCGGCCGCCTCCTCGACCACGTCGAGCGCGGCAACGCCGACCTGGGGCACGTAGAGGTGCTGGTGCTCGACGAGGCCGACCACATGTTCGACATGGGCTTCCTGCCGAGCGTGAGGCGCATCGTCGGCCTCGTGCCTCGCGGCTCGCAGCGCCTCCTCTTCTCGGCGACGATGCCGGCCGAGGTGCGCCACCTCGCCGACGGCCTGCTGACCGATCCGGTCCGCGTCGAGATCTCGCGCACCGCGCCCGCCGACACGATCGACCACTTCCTCGTCCCCGCCGACGAGGAGCGCAAGACCGACCTCCTGATGCACCTGCTCGACCTGCCCGAGGCCACGTCAGTCCTCGTCTTCACGCGGACGAAGCACCGCGCCAAGCGCCTGGCCGCGAAGCTGAAGCGAGCGGGCTTCGCCGCCGCCGAGATCCAGGGCAACCTGTCGCAGACGCGCCGCCAGGCGGCCCTCGACGGTTTCCGCGACGGCACCTACGAGGTGCTCGTCGCCACCGACATCGCGGCCCGCGGGATCGACGTGGCCGACGTCAGCCACGTCATCAACTACGACTTCCCCGACACCGCCGAGGCGTACACGCACCGCATCGGGCGCACCGGGCGCGCCGAGCGCACGGGCATCGCCCTCACGTTCGTGACGCCGAACGACTTCGCGAACGTGCTCGACCTCGAGCGCGTGCTCGGCCGCCGCGTCGAGAGGCGCCGTGTCGACGGCTTCGTGCCCGGGCACGCGGAGCAGCTCGACGACCTGGGGCCCGGGCGGGGGCGCCAGGCGGGCGGTGTGCGAGAGCGCGGTGCGAGACGGACCGGCGGACCACGCCCACGCGACGGCGCGAGCACGGGTCGCGCGAGCACGGGTGGCGCGAGCACGGGTGGCGCGAGCACGGGTCGCGCGAGCAGCGGCGGCGACCCCGCCGGACCGCCGCGCCAGGGCCGGTCACGCCGGCGACGCCGCCGGTCCCGCGGGCGCCGCGCCACCGCGACGGCGGACTAG
- a CDS encoding acetamidase/formamidase family protein, translating to MATHEYRPATYHNTFAAHPVALEVAPGDLVRTSTVDARGRGATGESEAAPGNPLTGPIRVAGAEPGDAVGVRIVELTPNRDTGWASHGLAPVTLEPDHVAGLASGRGDAATWRVDVAAGTVTPLEPVPGLEGLTLPLAPMLGCIGVAPAGGQAISTATSGEHGGNMDYRGVAAGTTVYLPVFVPGALVFVGDGHAVQGAGELAGTGVETSMDVVIELGLVKDSSIRWPRGEDPTHMFTLGNARPLDQAAQHAITEMVRWLTHEHGLSFEAASVLIGQAADLEVGNMFDPAYTVVCRLAKDLLPRRGA from the coding sequence ATGGCCACGCACGAGTACCGGCCCGCCACCTACCACAACACTTTCGCCGCGCACCCCGTCGCGCTGGAGGTCGCGCCCGGGGACCTCGTGCGCACGAGCACCGTCGACGCGCGCGGGCGCGGCGCGACGGGGGAGAGCGAGGCGGCGCCCGGCAACCCGCTGACCGGCCCGATCCGCGTCGCCGGCGCCGAGCCGGGCGACGCCGTCGGCGTGCGGATCGTCGAGCTGACCCCGAACCGCGACACGGGCTGGGCCAGCCACGGGCTGGCGCCGGTGACGCTGGAGCCTGACCACGTCGCCGGCCTGGCCTCGGGCCGCGGCGACGCCGCCACCTGGCGCGTGGACGTCGCGGCCGGGACGGTCACGCCGCTGGAGCCGGTGCCCGGCCTCGAGGGCCTCACGCTGCCGCTGGCGCCCATGCTCGGCTGCATCGGCGTCGCGCCCGCCGGGGGACAGGCGATCTCCACGGCCACCTCGGGGGAGCACGGCGGCAACATGGACTACCGCGGCGTCGCCGCGGGGACGACCGTCTACCTGCCCGTGTTCGTGCCCGGCGCCCTGGTGTTCGTGGGCGACGGCCACGCGGTGCAGGGCGCCGGCGAGCTGGCGGGCACCGGCGTCGAGACCTCGATGGACGTCGTCATCGAGCTCGGGCTCGTGAAGGACTCGAGCATCAGGTGGCCACGCGGCGAGGACCCCACCCACATGTTCACGCTGGGCAACGCCAGGCCGCTCGACCAGGCGGCTCAGCACGCGATCACCGAGATGGTCCGCTGGCTGACGCACGAGCACGGTCTGTCCTTCGAGGCGGCGTCGGTGCTGATCGGCCAGGCCGCCGACCTCGAGGTGGGGAACATGTTCGACCCCGCGTACACGGTCGTCTGCCGGCTCGCGAAGGACCTCCTGCCGCGCCGCGGGGCGTAG
- a CDS encoding biotin/lipoate A/B protein ligase family protein, with the protein MTGSRFPEAMLARWREHDWLYIHDEPTAPRLQMAIDEVLTLEVGAGRRKPTLRIWEWSGNAVILGRFQSVRNEVDMEGARRHDVTVCRRITGGGAMFVEPQNTITYSIYAPESLVKGLSFVDSYAFMDAWVLEALRGLGVNAVYKPINDISSDQGKIGGAAQTRRAGAVLHHVTMAYDIDAAKMLEVLRIGREKLSDKGSVSANKRVTPLRQQTELPRETIVDSLAATFEAKYGLTPSTLTDGELEAAERLRREKFDSDEWLYLLP; encoded by the coding sequence ATGACGGGCTCGCGTTTCCCCGAGGCGATGCTCGCCCGCTGGCGCGAGCACGACTGGCTGTACATCCACGACGAGCCCACCGCGCCCCGCCTGCAGATGGCCATCGACGAGGTCCTCACGCTGGAGGTGGGGGCCGGCCGCCGCAAGCCGACGCTGCGCATCTGGGAGTGGTCGGGCAACGCCGTGATCCTCGGGCGCTTCCAGTCGGTGCGCAACGAGGTAGACATGGAGGGCGCCAGGCGCCACGACGTCACCGTCTGCCGGCGCATCACCGGCGGCGGCGCGATGTTCGTCGAGCCCCAGAACACGATCACCTACTCGATCTACGCGCCGGAGAGCCTGGTCAAGGGGCTCTCGTTCGTCGACTCCTACGCGTTCATGGACGCCTGGGTCCTCGAGGCGCTGCGCGGCCTGGGCGTGAACGCCGTGTACAAGCCCATCAACGACATCTCGTCGGACCAGGGCAAGATCGGCGGCGCCGCCCAGACGCGGCGCGCCGGCGCGGTCCTGCACCACGTGACGATGGCGTACGACATCGACGCGGCGAAGATGCTCGAGGTCCTGCGCATCGGCCGCGAGAAGCTGTCGGACAAGGGCTCGGTGAGCGCGAACAAGCGCGTCACCCCGCTCAGGCAGCAGACGGAGCTGCCGCGCGAGACGATCGTCGACAGCCTGGCCGCCACGTTCGAGGCGAAGTACGGCCTCACGCCCTCGACGCTCACGGACGGCGAGCTGGAGGCGGCGGAGAGGCTCAGGCGCGAGAAGTTCGACTCGGACGAGTGGCTCTACCTCCTGCCCTAG
- a CDS encoding ABC transporter ATP-binding protein codes for MFPADPIVRVSGLTKRFSPHAPAAVDGLDLEVARGEVLCLLGPSGCGKTTLLRLIAGFERPDAGCVEVAGEVVASDRVMVRPEHRRIGFVFQDFALFPHLTVLDNVAFGLRGSREEKRRRAAEVLALVGLTVFDSRYPHQLSGGQQQRVALARALAPRPHILLLDEPFSNLDASLRGSTRDEVRAILVRSGITAVMVTHDQEEALSFGDRVAVMRDGKVQQVGTPEEVYFHPSTAFVASFLGRTNLLRGLAEGRTARTPIGPVPLAGAAEGRVIISLRPDHLELVPVSRAPDGAATRGPEDAPAAVRATVVRREFKGHVVTYEAVVRPAHAGEGAPGGASEERLVVFASPESRLGVGDEAWVRVTGDGVTLHSGASAGD; via the coding sequence ATGTTCCCCGCCGACCCGATAGTCCGCGTCAGCGGTCTCACCAAGCGCTTCTCGCCCCACGCGCCGGCCGCGGTCGACGGCCTGGACCTCGAGGTCGCGCGCGGCGAGGTGCTGTGCCTGCTGGGGCCGTCGGGCTGCGGCAAGACCACGCTGCTGCGCCTCATCGCCGGCTTCGAGCGACCCGACGCCGGCTGCGTCGAGGTGGCGGGCGAGGTCGTCGCCTCCGACCGCGTGATGGTGCGGCCGGAGCACAGGCGCATCGGCTTCGTGTTCCAGGACTTCGCGCTCTTCCCGCACCTGACCGTGCTCGACAACGTGGCGTTCGGCCTGCGCGGCTCGCGCGAGGAGAAGCGTCGGCGGGCGGCCGAGGTCCTCGCCCTCGTGGGCCTGACGGTGTTCGACTCCCGCTACCCGCACCAGCTCTCTGGCGGCCAGCAGCAGCGCGTCGCGCTGGCGCGCGCCCTGGCGCCGCGGCCCCACATCCTGCTGCTCGACGAGCCGTTCAGCAACCTCGACGCCTCGCTGCGCGGCAGCACCCGTGACGAGGTGCGGGCGATCCTCGTGCGCAGCGGCATCACCGCCGTCATGGTCACGCACGACCAGGAGGAGGCGCTGTCGTTCGGCGACCGCGTGGCCGTGATGCGCGACGGCAAGGTGCAGCAGGTGGGCACGCCGGAGGAGGTCTACTTCCACCCCAGCACGGCGTTCGTGGCGAGCTTCCTCGGCCGCACGAACCTGCTGCGGGGCCTGGCCGAGGGCCGCACGGCGCGCACGCCCATCGGGCCAGTGCCCCTGGCGGGGGCGGCGGAGGGGCGCGTGATCATCTCGCTGCGGCCCGACCACCTCGAGCTCGTGCCCGTCTCCCGCGCTCCCGACGGCGCCGCGACGCGCGGTCCGGAGGACGCTCCCGCGGCCGTCAGGGCGACCGTGGTGCGGCGCGAGTTCAAGGGCCACGTCGTCACCTACGAGGCCGTGGTGAGGCCCGCGCACGCCGGGGAGGGCGCGCCCGGCGGCGCCTCGGAGGAGCGCCTCGTCGTCTTCGCCTCTCCGGAGAGCCGTCTGGGCGTCGGCGACGAGGCGTGGGTGCGCGTCACGGGCGACGGGGTCACGCTGCACAGCGGCGCCTCGGCGGGGGACTGA
- a CDS encoding iron ABC transporter permease: MLVGTATLLPLVYLVVRALELDVPTFVELATRSRNLRLLGNTAALAGLVLTGGTLIAVPLAWLVTRTDMRGRGLVTWLAVTPLAVPGYVMAYALLGLGGYQGVMMRLFDVLVPRPSGLWGAAAALTLYTFPYIFLNVRSALLGLDTCLEESARCLGLRPAQVAWRVVLPQLRPALLAGWLVVALYVLGDFGAVALMRFETFSFAIYTQYAAAFDRSNAALLSLMLLVITTALVALELRLLGQRRYARVGKGVSRRAAPERLGRWAPAAYLFVAVALGAALGLPLLTLGGWMALVPPGAEALRDVAATFLGTAALAVPAAVLIAVLAVPVAVAALRSRWIGGRLLERLVYLGYAVPSVALALALVMFAIRYAPGAYQTFPLLVFAYLISYLALAIGPVRSGLLQVSPRLEETARSLGRGRFMAFVQVVLPSIHRNVLAGGALALMAVMKELPMTYLLAPSGYRNLAVRVFGLTNEAMMAAAAPFALAIVLFSSLFVGLLITYEGRREA, from the coding sequence GTGCTGGTCGGGACGGCGACGCTGCTGCCGCTCGTCTACCTCGTGGTGCGGGCGCTGGAGCTCGACGTCCCCACGTTCGTCGAGCTGGCGACGCGCAGCCGGAACCTGCGGCTGCTGGGCAACACCGCGGCCCTGGCCGGCCTGGTGCTGACGGGCGGCACGCTGATCGCGGTGCCGCTCGCCTGGCTCGTGACCCGCACCGACATGCGCGGGCGCGGGCTCGTGACGTGGCTGGCGGTGACGCCCCTGGCCGTGCCCGGCTACGTGATGGCCTACGCGCTCCTCGGCCTCGGCGGCTACCAGGGCGTGATGATGCGCCTCTTCGACGTGCTCGTGCCCCGCCCCAGCGGCCTGTGGGGCGCGGCGGCGGCGCTGACCCTCTACACGTTCCCCTACATCTTCCTCAACGTGCGCAGCGCGCTCCTCGGCCTCGACACCTGCCTCGAGGAGAGCGCGCGCTGCCTGGGGCTGCGGCCCGCCCAGGTGGCGTGGCGCGTGGTGCTGCCGCAGCTCCGCCCCGCCCTGCTCGCCGGCTGGCTCGTCGTGGCGCTCTACGTCCTCGGCGACTTCGGCGCCGTGGCCCTGATGCGCTTCGAGACCTTCAGCTTCGCGATCTACACGCAGTACGCCGCGGCGTTCGACCGGAGCAACGCCGCGCTGCTGTCGCTGATGCTCCTCGTGATCACGACGGCGCTGGTGGCCCTCGAGCTGAGGCTGCTGGGGCAGAGGCGCTACGCCCGCGTCGGCAAGGGCGTGAGCCGCCGCGCCGCGCCCGAGCGCCTGGGCCGCTGGGCGCCCGCCGCCTACCTCTTCGTGGCCGTCGCCCTCGGCGCGGCGCTGGGCCTCCCGCTCCTCACGCTCGGCGGCTGGATGGCCCTGGTCCCGCCCGGCGCGGAGGCGCTGCGCGACGTCGCCGCGACGTTCCTCGGCACGGCGGCGCTGGCGGTGCCCGCCGCGGTGCTGATCGCCGTGCTGGCGGTGCCGGTGGCCGTGGCCGCGCTGCGCTCGCGCTGGATCGGCGGCCGGCTCCTCGAGCGGCTCGTCTACCTCGGCTACGCGGTGCCGTCCGTGGCGCTGGCGCTCGCGCTCGTCATGTTCGCGATCCGCTACGCCCCGGGCGCGTACCAGACCTTCCCGCTCCTCGTCTTCGCCTACCTGATCAGCTACCTGGCGCTGGCGATAGGCCCCGTCCGCAGCGGGCTGCTCCAGGTGAGCCCCCGGCTCGAGGAGACGGCGCGCTCCCTCGGCCGCGGGCGGTTCATGGCCTTCGTGCAGGTCGTCCTGCCCTCGATCCACAGGAACGTCCTCGCCGGCGGCGCGCTGGCGCTCATGGCCGTGATGAAGGAGCTGCCGATGACCTACCTCCTCGCGCCTAGCGGCTACCGCAACCTCGCCGTGCGCGTCTTCGGGCTGACGAACGAGGCGATGATGGCCGCCGCCGCGCCCTTCGCCCTCGCGATCGTGCTGTTCTCGTCGCTGTTCGTCGGTCTCCTCATCACCTACGAGGGCCGGCGCGAGGCCTGA
- a CDS encoding YciI-like protein, which produces MHYLLFYHLVDDYLERRPQFREAHLALAKEAEARGEIVLAGALADPADMAVLLFQGDSPAAAERFARSDPYVKNGLVERWEVRPWTTVVGKDAAHRV; this is translated from the coding sequence ATGCACTACCTGCTCTTCTACCACCTGGTCGACGACTACCTCGAGCGGCGCCCGCAGTTCCGCGAGGCGCACCTGGCCCTCGCCAAGGAGGCGGAGGCGCGCGGCGAGATCGTGCTGGCCGGCGCGCTCGCCGACCCGGCGGACATGGCCGTGCTCCTCTTCCAGGGCGACTCGCCCGCCGCGGCGGAGCGCTTCGCCAGGTCGGACCCGTACGTGAAGAACGGGCTGGTCGAGCGCTGGGAGGTGCGCCCCTGGACGACGGTCGTGGGGAAGGACGCCGCCCACCGGGTCTGA
- a CDS encoding UvrD-helicase domain-containing protein — MRANAHQAGVLTFVRRAGGHGVVEATAGSGKTTTLVMVAEALVAELGVPPERVAFLAFNRSAAAELRRRLPEGVEALTLHALGRRVLLGAGVAVRLAEDKYERLAAGLPGAPPQARTALADLARLARLGLAPLETGAEVEDLAGRYGVELPVPSGEARELLALLLERGAAAPEHDHTDLLYLPVSRGLRPPPYAFVCVDEAQDLSRLALAFVEGLIAAGARALFVGDRHQAIYAFAGADARSLDMIARRTAATRLPLSVSFRCPRRHVVLARRFSPAMLPTPGAPAGAVRLGHLARLPSEARPGDLVLSRTNGPLLDLALALADAGRPAVVLGDELLPGAEALARDLADAGRLDRASLAEAQEAERRRLEAEHVTSLALPHLLEASRQRHAAVALALAAAGSGEAEAVTAALRRLFPAGEPAAGHVLLATVHKAKGREADRVFLLAPEELGIGADASHAPPDPGDAGAGAPGSAPRAAEDDAAEANVLFVALTRARRELVLVERSPGALAARLRAHRRGGAPGWLARSWDDVLRLALLMSREAPEPDISSRHAEARRVQDAGRQARGGGRGGRGRPDRVRRGDGRLLPRAGHGPGGPDGGPGGGAG, encoded by the coding sequence GTGCGCGCGAACGCCCATCAGGCCGGCGTGCTCACCTTCGTCAGGCGCGCCGGCGGGCACGGCGTCGTCGAGGCCACGGCCGGCAGCGGCAAGACCACGACGCTGGTGATGGTCGCCGAGGCGCTCGTCGCGGAGCTCGGGGTGCCGCCCGAGCGCGTGGCGTTCCTGGCCTTCAACCGCTCGGCGGCGGCCGAGCTGAGGCGGCGGCTGCCCGAGGGGGTCGAGGCGCTGACGCTCCACGCCCTCGGCCGGCGCGTGCTGCTGGGAGCGGGCGTGGCGGTGCGTCTGGCGGAGGACAAGTACGAGCGCCTGGCGGCCGGCCTGCCCGGGGCGCCGCCGCAGGCGCGGACGGCGCTGGCCGACCTGGCGCGCCTCGCGCGGCTCGGCCTGGCCCCGCTGGAGACCGGCGCCGAGGTGGAAGACCTGGCCGGGCGCTACGGGGTCGAGCTGCCGGTGCCTAGCGGGGAGGCGCGGGAGCTGCTCGCGCTGCTGCTCGAGCGCGGCGCCGCGGCGCCCGAGCACGACCACACCGACCTCCTCTACCTGCCCGTGAGCCGCGGCCTGCGGCCTCCGCCCTACGCCTTCGTGTGCGTGGACGAGGCCCAGGACCTGAGCCGCCTGGCGCTGGCGTTCGTCGAGGGCCTGATCGCGGCCGGCGCCCGGGCGCTGTTCGTGGGCGACAGGCACCAGGCGATCTACGCCTTCGCCGGTGCCGACGCGCGCTCGCTGGACATGATCGCGCGGCGCACGGCGGCGACGCGCCTGCCCCTCTCCGTCAGCTTCAGGTGCCCCAGGCGCCACGTCGTGCTGGCACGGCGCTTCTCTCCGGCGATGCTGCCGACGCCCGGGGCGCCGGCGGGCGCCGTGCGCCTCGGCCACCTGGCCCGCCTGCCGAGCGAGGCCCGGCCCGGCGACCTCGTCCTCAGCCGCACCAACGGCCCGCTCCTCGACCTGGCCCTGGCCCTCGCCGACGCCGGGCGGCCCGCCGTCGTGCTCGGCGACGAGCTGCTGCCGGGAGCGGAAGCGCTCGCGCGGGACCTCGCCGACGCCGGACGCCTCGACAGGGCCTCGCTCGCCGAGGCGCAGGAAGCCGAGCGCAGGCGCCTCGAGGCCGAGCACGTCACGAGCCTCGCGCTGCCGCACCTGCTGGAGGCCAGCCGGCAGCGTCACGCCGCGGTGGCGCTGGCCCTGGCGGCGGCGGGGTCGGGCGAGGCGGAGGCAGTCACCGCGGCGCTGCGGCGGCTCTTCCCGGCCGGCGAGCCGGCGGCCGGGCACGTGCTCCTCGCCACGGTGCACAAGGCCAAGGGGCGCGAGGCCGACCGCGTCTTCCTCCTCGCCCCGGAGGAGCTGGGGATCGGCGCCGACGCGAGCCACGCGCCGCCCGACCCGGGAGACGCTGGGGCGGGCGCGCCGGGGAGCGCCCCCCGCGCGGCCGAGGACGACGCCGCCGAGGCCAACGTGCTCTTCGTCGCCCTCACGCGCGCGAGGCGCGAGCTCGTGCTGGTCGAGAGGAGCCCCGGGGCGCTGGCGGCGCGCCTGCGGGCGCACCGACGCGGCGGGGCGCCCGGCTGGCTGGCGCGCAGCTGGGACGACGTGCTCCGGCTCGCGCTCCTCATGAGCCGGGAGGCCCCTGAGCCGGACATATCATCGCGGCATGCCGAGGCACGGAGAGTTCAAGACGCCGGGCGGCAAGCTCGTGGTGGCGGACGTGGAGGTCGAGGGCGGCCGGATCGCGTCCGCAGAGGTGACGGGCGACTTCTTCCTCGAGCCGGACACGGCCCTGGCGGACCTGACGGCGGCCCTGGTGGGGGCGCCGGCTGA